The Agarilytica rhodophyticola genome has a window encoding:
- a CDS encoding LysR family transcriptional regulator, with amino-acid sequence MDTIKCMSTFVAVASQRSFTSGAKQIGISTKLASKYVQQLEERLGAQLFNRTTRNVTLTDTGQAYFDRCVPLLDQFDELEGLVQERQSELAGSIRITAPTGFGGKQLVEALRPFQLQHPKVLIDLYLSDHQISIIEEGFDLAIRFGGLKDSTLIARKLMDMRVVVIASPDYLAEHGEPTHPQALSGHNCLLQMASADPEHWKFCIDGNVSSFKVHGSFQANSPRAVVNMALGGLGIGMCPMYVVEPHVKKGRLKILFEDKEASELGLYAIYPQRRHLIARIRALIDHFTEVFEQYY; translated from the coding sequence ATGGATACCATTAAATGCATGAGTACCTTCGTCGCTGTGGCCTCGCAGAGATCTTTCACCTCAGGAGCAAAGCAGATAGGCATTAGCACCAAACTTGCCAGTAAATACGTACAGCAGTTAGAAGAACGCTTAGGCGCACAATTATTTAATCGCACTACCCGCAATGTCACCTTAACTGATACAGGACAGGCATACTTTGATCGCTGTGTGCCACTACTTGATCAGTTTGATGAGCTAGAGGGCCTAGTGCAAGAACGCCAATCGGAATTGGCAGGTAGCATAAGAATTACCGCACCCACGGGCTTTGGTGGTAAGCAACTAGTGGAAGCTCTGCGCCCTTTTCAATTACAACATCCCAAAGTTCTTATAGATTTATATCTGTCCGATCATCAAATTTCCATTATTGAAGAAGGTTTCGACCTAGCTATTAGATTTGGTGGCCTAAAAGACTCCACACTTATTGCGCGCAAACTTATGGATATGCGTGTGGTGGTGATTGCCTCACCCGATTATTTAGCGGAGCATGGTGAGCCGACACATCCACAAGCCTTATCTGGCCATAATTGTTTATTACAAATGGCTTCTGCCGATCCTGAGCATTGGAAGTTTTGCATTGATGGTAATGTATCTTCGTTTAAAGTGCATGGCTCTTTTCAGGCCAATTCACCCCGTGCTGTAGTCAATATGGCCTTGGGTGGTTTGGGTATAGGCATGTGTCCCATGTATGTAGTCGAACCACATGTTAAGAAAGGCCGGCTAAAAATATTATTTGAAGATAAAGAAGCTTCTGAGCTCGGTCTCTATGCGATATATCCTCAAAGACGGCATTTAATAGCACGTATTCGAGCTTTAATTGATCATTTTACTGAAGTGTTTGAGCAATACTATTA
- a CDS encoding pyridoxamine 5'-phosphate oxidase family protein gives MQNNSQHNSGGVEQNATQAVPSPFHSGEQEIQTRTGKREVMENFGRRAIRPYMPDQHREFFTQLPFMAVGSVDENGWPWASILPGKPGFVQSPDNTTLDISALAIKGDPLAVALKKQGMPLGLIGIELPTRRRNRVNGRVNRVGDNFFSLSVDQSFGNCPQYIQERSVDFIRDPAIVDDSVEVSSFSILDDDAKAMIHAADTFFVSSFIHAQNRPDVEGVDISHRGGRPGFVKVDGNTLTIPDYPGNYYFNTLGNFLLNPKAGLVFTDFNSGDILMLTGRVTLLWEDEEEVKAFKGSERAWRFTLEHGIKLKGGLPFRASLNSYSPNTLLTGNWAETTAIIEGQKKRQQWRPYRLARIEDESSVIRSFYFEPAEGSYVMPFEAGQFLTIKLTAKGQESSVVRTYTVSSAPGESYYRISVKREQDGLVSQHLHDNLKVGDIIEAKAPSGDFYIDPAEERPAVLLAGGVGITPMMSMATHVVKEGILTRHLRPLTIFHSAQTTEQQAFAGAFRTLEQHSSGGIRYFSVINKPKPTEKTGVDFNATGHISADIIKQALPLDDYDFFLCGPPGFMQAMYDILRRLGVADKRIIAEAFGPASLQRQLDEGSAAVSTAAEAQDAIVKFTRSNFEQRWNAGDATLLETAEAHGLNPEFSCRNGACGSCAVKLKAGEVAYRSQPTASYDDDEVLICCAVPAEGTSTVEIDL, from the coding sequence ATGCAAAATAATAGTCAGCACAATAGTGGTGGTGTAGAGCAAAACGCCACTCAGGCGGTGCCTTCACCTTTTCATTCAGGTGAGCAGGAGATACAAACACGCACTGGCAAGCGTGAGGTGATGGAAAACTTTGGCCGTCGCGCCATTCGCCCCTATATGCCTGATCAACATCGAGAGTTCTTTACTCAGCTGCCTTTTATGGCCGTGGGGAGCGTCGACGAAAATGGCTGGCCCTGGGCCTCAATTCTTCCTGGCAAACCGGGCTTTGTTCAATCGCCGGATAACACCACACTAGATATATCTGCCCTGGCAATAAAAGGTGATCCGCTGGCGGTTGCTTTAAAGAAACAAGGGATGCCTTTGGGGCTTATTGGTATTGAGTTACCAACTCGTCGTCGTAACCGCGTGAATGGACGGGTTAATCGAGTAGGTGACAATTTCTTCTCACTATCAGTGGATCAATCTTTTGGAAATTGTCCTCAATATATTCAAGAGCGAAGTGTGGATTTCATTCGTGACCCTGCCATCGTAGATGATTCCGTTGAAGTTTCATCATTTTCAATTTTAGATGATGATGCTAAGGCAATGATTCATGCCGCTGACACTTTTTTTGTTTCAAGTTTTATCCACGCGCAAAATCGTCCTGACGTAGAAGGTGTGGATATATCTCACCGAGGTGGGCGTCCTGGTTTTGTCAAAGTGGATGGTAATACTTTGACAATACCCGATTACCCTGGCAATTATTATTTTAATACCTTGGGAAATTTTTTATTGAATCCTAAAGCAGGCTTAGTTTTTACCGACTTTAATAGCGGTGATATATTAATGCTCACGGGACGTGTAACCTTGCTATGGGAAGATGAAGAGGAAGTAAAAGCGTTTAAAGGTTCTGAACGTGCTTGGCGTTTTACGCTTGAGCACGGTATTAAATTAAAAGGCGGTCTACCCTTTAGGGCCTCGTTGAATAGTTATTCACCCAATACCTTGTTGACGGGCAATTGGGCTGAAACAACGGCTATTATCGAAGGGCAAAAAAAGAGACAGCAGTGGCGCCCCTACCGTTTAGCACGCATAGAAGATGAAAGCTCTGTTATTCGCTCATTTTATTTTGAACCAGCGGAAGGTAGTTACGTGATGCCGTTTGAAGCAGGACAATTTTTAACGATAAAGTTAACAGCTAAAGGCCAAGAAAGTTCGGTGGTTCGAACCTATACTGTTTCCTCTGCACCAGGTGAAAGTTATTATCGAATTTCTGTTAAGCGCGAACAGGATGGGCTGGTATCACAACACTTACACGATAATTTAAAAGTAGGAGACATTATTGAAGCGAAAGCTCCCAGTGGTGATTTTTATATTGATCCTGCGGAAGAACGACCGGCGGTGCTACTGGCAGGCGGCGTAGGTATAACCCCCATGATGTCGATGGCAACCCATGTGGTAAAAGAGGGTATTTTAACGCGTCATTTGCGTCCTTTAACAATTTTTCATTCAGCTCAAACAACTGAGCAGCAGGCGTTTGCTGGGGCATTTCGAACGTTGGAGCAACATTCTTCTGGTGGTATTCGTTATTTTTCTGTTATTAACAAGCCAAAGCCGACAGAAAAAACGGGGGTAGATTTTAATGCCACAGGACATATTTCTGCCGATATAATTAAGCAAGCATTACCCCTTGATGATTACGATTTTTTCCTATGTGGACCTCCCGGCTTTATGCAAGCGATGTATGATATTTTGCGCCGCCTAGGTGTAGCCGACAAGCGTATTATAGCCGAAGCATTTGGTCCTGCATCTTTGCAGCGCCAGCTAGATGAGGGCAGCGCGGCAGTATCAACAGCGGCTGAAGCACAGGATGCGATCGTTAAATTTACCCGGTCTAATTTTGAACAGCGCTGGAATGCAGGCGATGCCACTTTACTAGAAACAGCAGAGGCTCATGGTCTAAACCCTGAATTTAGTTGTCGTAATGGTGCTTGTGGTTCATGTGCTGTAAAGCTAAAAGCAGGGGAAGTTGCGTATCGTAGCCAACCTACTGCCAGTTATGACGATGATGAAGTGCTTATATGCTGTGCTGTTCCTGCAGAGGGGACAAGTACGGTAGAAATCGACTTATAA
- a CDS encoding S-(hydroxymethyl)glutathione dehydrogenase/class III alcohol dehydrogenase translates to MKDSFIKSKAAVAWAANEPLSIEEIDVMPPQKGEVLVRIIATGVCHTDAFTLSGEDPEGIFPAVLGHEGGGIVEQVGEGVTSVSVGDHVIPLYTPECGKCKFCLSGKTNLCQKIRDTQGKGLMPDGTTRFFKDGKPIYHYMGCSTFSEYTVLPEISLAKVNPAAPLEEVCLLGCGVTTGMGAVMNTAKVEEGSSVAIFGLGGIGLSAIIGATMAKAGRIIAIDINESKFELAKKLGATECINPKHYDKPIQEVIVDITDGGVDYSFECIGNVNTMRSALECCHKGWGESVIIGVAGAGQEISTRPFQLVTGRVWRGSAFGGVKGRSELPDYVERYLAGEFPLQDFITHTMGLEDINNAFDLMHKGESIRSVIHFDNQNMKAN, encoded by the coding sequence ATGAAAGATTCCTTTATTAAGTCCAAGGCTGCGGTTGCTTGGGCGGCTAATGAACCTCTATCGATCGAAGAAATTGATGTTATGCCACCGCAAAAAGGTGAAGTGTTGGTACGCATCATTGCCACAGGCGTCTGCCATACCGATGCCTTTACCCTCTCGGGGGAAGATCCTGAAGGGATATTTCCTGCCGTATTGGGCCATGAAGGTGGTGGGATTGTGGAACAAGTAGGAGAAGGCGTCACCAGTGTTAGTGTGGGAGATCATGTCATTCCCCTCTATACCCCGGAGTGTGGTAAGTGTAAGTTTTGCTTATCAGGCAAAACTAATCTCTGCCAAAAAATTCGTGATACCCAAGGCAAAGGCTTAATGCCCGATGGAACCACGCGCTTTTTTAAAGATGGTAAGCCTATCTATCACTATATGGGATGTTCTACTTTTTCAGAGTATACCGTTCTACCCGAGATTTCTCTCGCGAAGGTCAACCCAGCGGCACCTTTAGAAGAAGTATGTTTATTAGGCTGTGGTGTTACTACTGGCATGGGAGCGGTAATGAATACGGCCAAAGTAGAAGAAGGTTCGAGCGTCGCGATATTTGGGCTTGGCGGCATTGGTTTATCGGCCATTATTGGCGCTACCATGGCAAAAGCTGGTCGCATAATTGCTATCGATATTAACGAAAGTAAATTTGAGTTAGCGAAAAAGCTGGGAGCGACAGAATGTATTAATCCTAAGCACTATGACAAACCTATTCAAGAAGTAATTGTAGATATTACTGATGGTGGCGTGGATTATTCATTTGAGTGTATTGGCAATGTTAACACCATGCGCTCGGCTCTAGAGTGTTGTCATAAAGGCTGGGGGGAATCGGTAATTATTGGCGTTGCCGGCGCAGGCCAAGAAATATCAACCCGTCCTTTTCAATTAGTTACCGGACGAGTATGGCGCGGATCAGCTTTCGGTGGTGTTAAAGGGCGCTCGGAGCTGCCTGATTATGTGGAGCGTTATTTAGCAGGTGAATTTCCCTTGCAAGATTTTATTACTCATACCATGGGGCTAGAAGATATTAATAACGCTTTTGATTTAATGCATAAAGGTGAAAGCATACGTAGTGTGATTCATTTCGATAACCAAAACATGAAAGCTAACTGA
- a CDS encoding LysR family transcriptional regulator, translating into MKVWEGVSEFVAVAETESFTAAAKKLGISIAQVSRQVNVIEERLKVKLFYRTTRKVSLTESGAVYYQYCRDILDNLADAEKIVSNFHSHPQGNIRLTAPVTYGEEVIAPIVNDFLVKYPQVRVTLDLNNQRVDLLTEGYDLAIRPGYLPDSGLIARKLTTRQFYVCATAKYLKQYGMPTSIKTLQEHNCLVGVSDYWRFLNRGKVEQLQVTGSLRCNSGHSLVKAALKHIGIVQLPDHYVQKYLDSKKLVEVLAKYKQAKENIWLVYPHKSYLPFKIKTLIDFLFQRLAQ; encoded by the coding sequence ATGAAAGTATGGGAAGGGGTATCCGAATTTGTGGCGGTAGCGGAAACAGAGAGCTTTACCGCCGCAGCGAAAAAATTAGGTATTTCAATTGCGCAGGTTAGCCGGCAAGTGAATGTCATAGAAGAGCGTCTGAAAGTAAAACTCTTTTATCGAACTACGCGAAAAGTTTCTTTAACCGAGAGTGGAGCGGTTTATTACCAATACTGTCGCGATATCTTAGATAATTTAGCCGATGCTGAAAAAATAGTGTCTAATTTTCATAGCCACCCACAAGGTAATATACGATTAACCGCACCTGTTACCTATGGCGAAGAGGTGATTGCACCGATTGTAAATGATTTTTTAGTTAAATATCCACAAGTGAGAGTAACACTAGACTTGAACAATCAACGAGTAGATTTATTAACAGAAGGGTATGACTTAGCCATTCGTCCAGGGTACTTACCCGATTCTGGTTTAATTGCAAGGAAATTAACTACTCGGCAATTCTACGTATGCGCAACGGCAAAATATTTAAAGCAGTATGGTATGCCTACTTCCATAAAAACATTGCAAGAGCACAACTGTTTGGTAGGTGTTTCTGATTATTGGCGTTTTTTGAATCGGGGCAAAGTCGAGCAACTGCAGGTGACTGGCAGCTTGCGTTGTAACAGTGGGCACAGTTTAGTCAAAGCGGCGCTGAAACATATTGGCATTGTACAATTGCCTGATCATTACGTACAAAAATACCTCGATTCGAAAAAGTTGGTGGAAGTATTGGCTAAATATAAACAAGCGAAAGAAAATATTTGGCTTGTTTATCCCCATAAAAGTTATCTACCATTTAAAATCAAAACATTGATTGATTTTCTTTTTCAGCGTTTAGCGCAGTAA
- a CDS encoding nuclear transport factor 2 family protein produces MSKTNDNAIKISRRALITGVASTVAASAVSTSSVALNKTNDKIDLRAIAKPPKPPFTKETAMQKVRAAEDGWNSRDPYKVAMAYTPDSSWRNRAECIDGREEIIEFLTRKWNRELNYRLVKELWSFKDNRIAVRFAYEYHNDSGDWFRAYGNENWEFSANGLMHKRIASINDYDIEEHERKFRWARGRRPDDHPGLSALGL; encoded by the coding sequence ATGTCCAAGACAAATGATAATGCTATTAAAATATCCCGTCGTGCATTGATTACTGGCGTAGCTTCCACTGTAGCTGCATCAGCAGTATCCACCAGTAGTGTAGCCTTAAACAAAACAAACGATAAAATAGACCTACGCGCAATTGCCAAACCACCTAAGCCGCCTTTTACTAAAGAAACTGCTATGCAAAAGGTGAGGGCCGCTGAAGACGGATGGAATAGCCGCGACCCTTATAAAGTGGCCATGGCCTACACCCCAGACAGCAGTTGGCGCAACCGTGCTGAATGTATTGATGGGCGGGAGGAAATTATTGAATTCCTCACACGCAAATGGAACCGGGAACTCAATTATCGCTTAGTAAAGGAACTGTGGTCTTTTAAAGATAATCGTATTGCCGTGCGCTTTGCCTACGAATACCACAACGACAGCGGCGATTGGTTCCGCGCCTACGGTAACGAAAACTGGGAATTCTCCGCTAACGGTTTAATGCACAAACGTATCGCTAGCATCAACGACTACGATATAGAAGAACATGAACGAAAATTTCGCTGGGCGCGAGGGCGAAGACCTGATGATCATCCGGGGCTTTCGGCGTTGGGTTTGTAG
- a CDS encoding trypsin-like serine peptidase, with the protein MNKIQLSTTIKYIFKFLKTAGFITLAAFAQANDNPLFLQKMTNPQDYNPVVAIAAQPESICGTDDLQHIENYDGRYNGIGFNQQRIENYSPSVGAIKSRASATQTSYCSGTLISNNVFLTASHCVGRGTVGDFVAFGYQNEGASNTLRASQQFFQITGILEDGITNNLDYAVLSLANNPGNAIGAFPGAQGTALGWKSVVARTPAQALIIQHPLGEPKQLDAGSNVTTGGTRLFYSDIDTQPGSSGSGVLDTSGRVAGVHTNGRCGVNGGNNSGVAMEDIIDASNVVSLPRCDKKLLGSESWGTCMCDGVILGTNSCEYCFDRECYD; encoded by the coding sequence ATGAATAAGATACAATTAAGTACAACGATCAAATACATCTTTAAATTTTTAAAAACTGCTGGTTTTATTACGCTCGCAGCTTTCGCTCAAGCCAATGATAACCCTTTGTTTTTACAAAAAATGACAAACCCTCAAGACTACAACCCTGTGGTAGCCATTGCCGCTCAGCCTGAGTCTATTTGTGGTACGGATGACCTTCAGCATATAGAAAATTATGATGGACGTTATAATGGCATTGGCTTTAATCAACAGCGCATCGAAAACTATAGCCCTTCTGTGGGAGCAATAAAGTCCAGAGCAAGCGCTACTCAGACGAGTTATTGCTCCGGCACATTAATCTCTAACAATGTCTTTCTAACTGCGAGCCACTGCGTTGGCCGTGGTACGGTGGGTGATTTTGTTGCTTTCGGATATCAGAATGAAGGCGCAAGTAATACTTTAAGAGCTAGCCAGCAATTTTTTCAGATCACCGGTATTTTAGAAGATGGCATAACCAATAATCTCGATTATGCTGTGCTCAGCCTAGCGAATAACCCTGGTAATGCCATCGGTGCTTTCCCCGGTGCACAGGGCACAGCTCTGGGTTGGAAATCCGTGGTAGCTCGCACCCCAGCTCAAGCACTGATTATTCAACACCCATTAGGCGAACCGAAACAATTAGACGCAGGCTCCAACGTCACAACTGGCGGTACTCGTTTATTTTATAGCGATATAGACACACAACCGGGCTCTTCAGGATCGGGGGTATTAGATACCTCAGGCCGAGTTGCAGGAGTACATACCAATGGCCGCTGCGGTGTTAACGGTGGTAATAACTCAGGCGTCGCTATGGAAGATATTATCGACGCATCCAATGTAGTTTCCCTTCCTCGTTGTGATAAAAAGCTCCTTGGTAGTGAAAGCTGGGGCACATGTATGTGCGACGGCGTCATACTCGGCACCAATAGCTGCGAATATTGTTTTGATAGAGAATGTTACGACTAA